The following are from one region of the Geoalkalibacter subterraneus genome:
- the extH gene encoding selenite/tellurite reduction operon rhodanese-like protein ExtH, with protein MNVKKLFRQHLFVFLIGLALIAAGCGGGSSSYDEPDSIGTSNVLIDAPTLKSWVDAGLVNGDGYENVVILHIGSPRSEYADGHIPGALEWSTVGIDRIDGPLLSGNMVLDGETMDKMLQECGIRKGSTIVFTGDNNLARVYFTFRYWGFPKKQLKILNGSLPAWKAHGYPVTTVTPRVEPSNLSVRDLGGPQTHLRASLSEAIMYVEQGLVTPYNTYSATSDLTAPKITETLDGTGSYAAGAGTGGYVLFQGEMRGAVTDNLVAGLKKTVDINGQQVTVFKDADEMRAFLENDLEVDLSKPIMTYCRAGNLASQGFAPIDAVLGNEVEVMMYDGSWSQWASLTADPSIVPEGKLWVLPDGSAGYDFSDWETYSLTHDGQGGLPFALKDFKGTILWGGETVTFDPVDHIQPPYFYDTAPDSPYDPGANTIEDEDREYYRTGPSDSAPTAVQGAAGGC; from the coding sequence ATGAACGTGAAGAAACTTTTCCGGCAACACCTTTTTGTTTTCCTGATTGGACTGGCCCTGATTGCGGCTGGTTGCGGCGGCGGGTCGTCGAGCTATGACGAACCTGATTCAATTGGTACTTCAAATGTCCTGATTGACGCACCCACTCTCAAATCCTGGGTTGACGCTGGCCTGGTCAATGGCGACGGCTATGAAAACGTTGTTATTCTTCATATTGGTAGTCCTAGAAGTGAGTATGCCGACGGTCACATTCCTGGTGCGTTGGAATGGAGCACTGTTGGGATTGACCGCATTGACGGTCCCCTGTTGAGCGGCAACATGGTGCTTGATGGTGAAACGATGGACAAAATGCTCCAAGAATGTGGCATCCGTAAAGGGAGCACAATTGTTTTTACCGGTGACAACAACCTGGCTCGCGTATATTTTACCTTCCGCTATTGGGGGTTTCCAAAGAAGCAGTTGAAGATACTTAACGGCAGTCTTCCTGCATGGAAAGCACATGGTTACCCAGTTACGACTGTCACCCCAAGAGTTGAGCCGTCCAACCTCAGCGTTCGTGATCTGGGGGGCCCCCAAACCCACCTGCGCGCTTCTTTGAGTGAAGCAATTATGTACGTTGAGCAGGGTTTGGTCACCCCATATAATACCTATTCAGCGACTTCAGATTTAACCGCCCCAAAAATTACAGAGACCCTTGACGGCACAGGTAGTTATGCTGCCGGAGCAGGAACCGGTGGCTATGTTCTTTTTCAGGGGGAGATGCGGGGCGCGGTTACTGATAATCTTGTAGCCGGTTTGAAAAAGACAGTAGACATTAATGGTCAACAGGTGACAGTTTTCAAGGATGCTGATGAAATGCGCGCGTTCCTTGAAAATGATCTCGAGGTTGACCTGTCCAAGCCGATTATGACCTATTGCCGCGCCGGCAATCTGGCATCCCAGGGTTTCGCACCCATTGATGCTGTGCTGGGTAACGAAGTCGAAGTCATGATGTACGATGGTTCCTGGAGCCAATGGGCCTCATTGACTGCAGATCCTTCGATTGTTCCTGAAGGCAAGCTTTGGGTTTTACCCGACGGCTCTGCAGGTTATGATTTCTCTGATTGGGAAACCTATTCTTTGACGCATGATGGCCAAGGTGGCCTGCCTTTCGCGCTGAAAGACTTTAAGGGGACTATTTTGTGGGGAGGGGAAACTGTAACTTTTGACCCCGTAGATCACATTCAACCCCCTTATTTTTATGATACAGCACCCGATTCCCCTTATGATCCAGGCGCCAATACTATTGAAGATGAGGACCGTGAATATTACAGGACTGGCCCCTCTGACAGCGCTCCTACTGCCGTGCAGGGCGCGGCTGGTGGATGCTAG
- the extI gene encoding selenite/tellurite reduction operon porin ExtI gives MRTLLTACVGMVLMAAPAFAGPVWTFGPNDEGAMKLEYKGQFQLNMRDTGSEADGEGDTKEFNFRRNRLALMGAYGPHFGLYVQTEFGEDRNITPFLVRDGDESDFEILDAVLRFRYDDRFNFWVGKFKYSFSRENLEACEAPLTLDRSVLIRAPLVDEGTRDKGISIWGNLLEQKFQYRIDAMNGRNDSSSSPESNFRYGARAHVTLLDPEANHGYKGTYMGEKKVLTIGAAYQMENDVAYANTVTEDAVDYQAWTADLFFEYPVEEVGTFTFSAAYADYDLDDAYKGANFEDDVVGIYGEKNGGYVKIGYMLPNTPLQFFARSENWSLAEYRGIVDQEIDWYGGGFNYYFRGQNMKLTMELSKADFDKEGIFGGEKTEDFTTFTTQLQVMF, from the coding sequence ATGCGTACACTACTGACCGCCTGTGTAGGGATGGTGCTGATGGCCGCTCCGGCCTTTGCCGGGCCTGTATGGACCTTTGGTCCCAATGACGAAGGTGCCATGAAACTGGAGTACAAAGGCCAGTTTCAGCTCAACATGCGCGACACCGGCTCTGAAGCCGATGGCGAAGGCGACACCAAGGAATTCAACTTCCGCCGCAACCGCCTGGCGCTGATGGGCGCCTATGGGCCTCATTTCGGCCTCTATGTTCAGACCGAATTCGGCGAAGACCGTAACATTACCCCTTTTTTGGTGCGTGACGGAGACGAGTCGGATTTCGAGATTCTTGATGCCGTCCTGCGCTTCCGTTATGACGACCGCTTCAATTTCTGGGTCGGTAAATTCAAGTACAGCTTTTCCCGTGAGAACCTCGAAGCCTGCGAAGCGCCTCTGACACTCGACCGTTCGGTGCTGATTCGCGCCCCTCTGGTTGACGAAGGCACTCGCGACAAGGGAATCTCCATCTGGGGCAACCTGCTCGAGCAGAAGTTCCAGTACCGCATCGACGCCATGAACGGCCGCAACGATTCCAGTTCATCGCCCGAGTCCAACTTCCGCTATGGCGCCCGTGCCCACGTGACCCTGCTCGATCCTGAAGCAAACCACGGCTACAAGGGCACCTACATGGGCGAGAAGAAGGTGCTGACCATCGGTGCCGCTTATCAGATGGAAAATGATGTGGCCTATGCCAATACGGTCACGGAAGATGCCGTGGATTACCAGGCCTGGACGGCTGACCTGTTCTTCGAGTATCCCGTTGAAGAGGTTGGCACCTTCACCTTCTCCGCTGCTTATGCCGACTACGATCTGGACGATGCCTACAAGGGCGCGAATTTTGAGGATGATGTCGTTGGCATCTACGGTGAAAAAAACGGCGGCTATGTTAAGATTGGTTACATGCTGCCCAACACTCCTCTGCAGTTCTTTGCCCGCAGCGAAAACTGGTCTCTGGCCGAGTACAGAGGGATTGTTGACCAGGAGATCGACTGGTACGGCGGCGGCTTCAACTACTACTTCCGCGGTCAGAACATGAAGCTGACCATGGAACTGTCGAAAGCTGATTTCGATAAGGAAGGAATCTTCGGCGGCGAAAAAACCGAAGACTTCACCACCTTCACCACGCAGCTCCAGGTGATGTTCTAA
- the extJ gene encoding selenite/tellurite reduction operon protein ExtJ — protein sequence MKKMIVLLAAMMMIVSTSGLALANDVKGKVTSIKGDTITIEVEKGKASSFSEGDTVEVEAKEKKKAPKKGGAMLMGC from the coding sequence ATGAAGAAGATGATTGTACTGCTGGCAGCCATGATGATGATCGTGTCCACCTCCGGCCTGGCTCTTGCCAATGACGTCAAGGGCAAAGTGACTTCGATCAAGGGCGACACCATCACCATCGAAGTTGAAAAAGGCAAAGCGTCCTCTTTTTCTGAAGGCGACACCGTAGAAGTGGAAGCCAAAGAGAAGAAGAAAGCCCCCAAAAAGGGCGGCGCCATGCTGATGGGCTGCTAA
- the extKL gene encoding multiheme c-type cytochrome (seleno)protein ExtKL: MVLVLFSLLLLGAFTSTTLAAGIGKDGTIAAKRGKATTLDELIAMYDSSSCFECHQDIHEEWSQSVHARSVYGTGRTAATFRTAFTNGFMNWAYSGVEKPEDVEVEHLMGCAKCHLPQLADATDDVAKELVVTIFDWMDAYQNDDMATFEKHQETLLDLNINCLVCHNRMAITHKWTDGYPQDGVVYGKNAGEHYDPNFPIVRQGPNMEASILCGQCHGLGPNLELDNPTQCATGYGSYLFSYITNGGDKTCQECHMLESGLGHNIQSYRSEVMAEKAVEWHVTARPMVWRDGRNVRPKVMVDVAMTNKAGHGIPDGUPTPNRLVLSVSATDEEGDEVYSDEVIYMPVPQQFARGDVMGRGPYEKSGLVADTALHPLKKTKEHFEIFFPVEEGDESSTLDVKVQLWYLPYGTMDSDPFLWKEFTETVKVEL, translated from the coding sequence ATGGTTCTGGTTCTGTTCTCGCTGCTGTTGCTGGGTGCCTTTACCAGCACAACACTGGCGGCGGGAATCGGCAAGGATGGCACCATTGCCGCCAAGCGCGGCAAGGCGACCACCCTTGATGAACTGATCGCCATGTACGACTCGAGCTCCTGCTTCGAGTGTCACCAGGATATCCACGAAGAGTGGTCGCAATCCGTTCATGCCCGCTCCGTTTACGGAACCGGCCGTACTGCCGCGACCTTCCGCACTGCATTCACCAACGGTTTCATGAACTGGGCTTATTCAGGTGTTGAAAAACCTGAAGATGTTGAAGTTGAACACCTGATGGGCTGTGCCAAGTGCCATCTCCCCCAGCTGGCCGACGCCACCGACGATGTGGCCAAGGAGCTGGTGGTGACCATCTTCGACTGGATGGACGCCTATCAGAACGATGATATGGCCACCTTCGAGAAGCATCAGGAAACGCTTCTCGATCTCAACATCAACTGCCTGGTTTGCCACAACCGCATGGCGATTACCCACAAGTGGACCGACGGTTATCCGCAGGATGGCGTTGTCTATGGCAAGAATGCGGGTGAGCACTATGATCCGAACTTCCCCATCGTGCGCCAAGGCCCGAACATGGAAGCATCCATCCTGTGCGGCCAGTGCCATGGTCTGGGCCCCAACCTTGAGCTTGACAACCCGACCCAGTGCGCCACCGGCTACGGCAGCTACCTGTTCAGTTACATCACCAACGGCGGCGACAAGACCTGCCAGGAATGCCACATGCTGGAGTCCGGACTTGGGCATAACATCCAGAGCTATCGCTCTGAGGTGATGGCTGAGAAAGCTGTTGAATGGCATGTCACCGCGCGCCCCATGGTATGGCGCGATGGACGCAACGTGCGGCCCAAGGTTATGGTCGATGTCGCCATGACCAACAAGGCCGGCCACGGCATCCCTGATGGCTGACCGACCCCCAACCGACTGGTTCTGTCGGTAAGTGCTACAGATGAAGAGGGTGACGAAGTCTACAGTGATGAAGTGATCTACATGCCGGTTCCCCAGCAGTTCGCCCGTGGCGACGTGATGGGACGCGGCCCCTACGAAAAGAGCGGATTGGTGGCGGATACCGCCCTGCATCCTCTCAAGAAAACCAAGGAACATTTTGAAATTTTCTTCCCAGTCGAGGAAGGTGACGAAAGCAGCACGCTGGACGTAAAGGTTCAGCTCTGGTACCTGCCTTACGGGACCATGGACAGCGACCCCTTCCTGTGGAAAGAATTCACAGAGACCGTCAAGGTCGAGCTGTAA
- the extM gene encoding selenite/tellurite reduction operon c-type cytochrome ExtM yields the protein MKSIFLLFLLVLVFLGGCDWLRSHGSTCVECHQGLELVSETHGDCVSCHGGDPEAEDKEVSHRGMHGKKNPGAPEVWEKTCGECHAYQLGRVRSTLMTTNTGMIKNIQMTWEGEDGQLYATRPVETFAEDGTPLELNTVVDLGNLAGELYRKFCSLCHVANESNQVWTGSHGAGCTACHFPYNDNATYEGGDETVQGKWPYSKTHKMEPLPDNTVCFRCHNRSGRIALTYQGKNDGNNGLVPTDGIYPGPELISGLRNATSITPDIHHEKGMECIDCHTSRDLMGDGYAYENMYLQVEITCEDCHGSATEPPRYEPVTRENDEAVRESRNYQRQVKLGDQMVLTAKGRKYSNVFYEEDKIWVVDKRDGQRHESKVITDTPEHTIVGHERMECYSCHSTSVPQCYGCHTQYDLREKGRDFIKQRETPGAFSESEDYRMLNPFPLALNQRGRISPVTPGCQTFVTVIDQRGRRLKDEYVARFDGEHRLRFAPFYSHNTTKKAIGCAECHSNPAFAGFGQHVVEGDSLHATLICEKSEDKPLDGFVTLRDGQVKAFSAITRENSRPLNAREIQRLWAANQCLICHPDPKDPIYQKELDYRALDRCLTRPAPADRDALQR from the coding sequence ATGAAGTCGATTTTTCTCCTTTTCCTCCTCGTTTTAGTTTTTCTCGGCGGCTGTGACTGGCTGCGTTCGCACGGGTCCACCTGTGTGGAATGCCATCAGGGGCTTGAGCTGGTTTCCGAGACTCACGGTGATTGTGTTTCCTGTCACGGCGGTGACCCGGAAGCCGAGGACAAGGAGGTCTCTCACCGGGGGATGCATGGCAAGAAAAATCCCGGCGCGCCCGAGGTGTGGGAGAAAACCTGCGGTGAATGCCACGCGTACCAACTGGGTCGGGTGCGCTCCACCCTGATGACCACCAACACCGGCATGATCAAAAATATTCAGATGACCTGGGAAGGGGAGGACGGGCAACTGTATGCGACCCGGCCTGTGGAGACCTTCGCCGAGGATGGCACCCCGCTCGAATTGAACACCGTGGTTGATCTGGGTAACCTCGCCGGGGAGCTCTACCGTAAATTCTGCTCCCTGTGCCATGTGGCCAACGAGTCCAACCAGGTCTGGACCGGAAGCCACGGGGCAGGGTGCACCGCCTGCCACTTTCCCTACAACGACAACGCCACCTACGAGGGGGGCGATGAGACGGTGCAGGGCAAGTGGCCCTATTCCAAGACCCACAAGATGGAGCCGTTGCCCGACAATACGGTCTGTTTTCGCTGCCACAATCGCAGTGGCCGCATCGCCTTGACCTATCAGGGCAAAAACGACGGTAACAACGGACTGGTGCCCACCGACGGAATTTATCCCGGGCCGGAACTGATCAGCGGGCTGCGCAACGCGACCTCCATTACCCCCGATATCCATCACGAAAAGGGGATGGAGTGCATCGACTGCCACACCTCGCGCGATCTGATGGGCGACGGCTATGCGTATGAGAATATGTACCTGCAGGTGGAAATCACCTGCGAGGACTGCCACGGCAGCGCTACCGAACCTCCGCGCTACGAGCCGGTGACGCGCGAAAATGATGAGGCGGTGCGGGAATCACGCAATTACCAGCGCCAGGTGAAACTCGGCGATCAGATGGTGCTCACCGCCAAGGGGCGCAAATACTCCAATGTGTTTTACGAGGAGGATAAGATCTGGGTGGTCGACAAGCGCGACGGCCAGCGCCATGAAAGCAAGGTCATCACCGATACGCCGGAACACACGATTGTGGGACACGAGCGCATGGAATGCTATTCCTGCCACTCCACCAGCGTGCCGCAGTGCTACGGCTGCCACACCCAGTATGACTTGCGCGAGAAGGGGCGCGATTTCATCAAGCAGCGTGAAACACCCGGTGCTTTCAGTGAATCCGAAGACTACCGCATGCTCAACCCCTTTCCGCTGGCCCTGAATCAACGCGGGCGTATTTCGCCGGTGACGCCGGGCTGTCAGACGTTCGTGACGGTGATCGACCAGCGCGGCCGACGTCTCAAGGATGAATACGTGGCGCGCTTCGATGGCGAGCACCGGTTGCGTTTTGCCCCTTTCTACAGTCACAATACGACCAAAAAGGCGATCGGATGCGCCGAATGTCACAGTAACCCGGCTTTTGCCGGCTTCGGACAGCATGTGGTGGAGGGTGACAGTCTGCATGCCACCCTGATCTGCGAAAAATCCGAAGACAAGCCCCTCGACGGGTTCGTGACCCTGCGTGACGGCCAGGTCAAAGCCTTCTCCGCCATCACACGGGAGAACTCGCGCCCTTTGAATGCCCGTGAAATCCAGCGACTGTGGGCGGCCAACCAGTGCCTGATCTGTCACCCCGATCCCAAGGATCCCATCTATCAGAAGGAACTCGATTATCGTGCCCTTGATCGTTGTCTTACTCGCCCTGCTCCTGCCGATCGCGACGCCCTCCAGCGCTGA
- the extO gene encoding selenite/tellurite reduction operon b-type cytochrome iron-sulfur cluster-binding subunit ExtO, protein MPLIVVLLALLLPIATPSSAEDDCRICHRVDVRGTHADLACADCHGEDAGQRPPGAALSATAIYCQQCHPDTLGVLHGPMAHRQAEQDFVERSWGQADPDFYQNNCAQCHVSNCMDCHGLDGHEIARPAKEDCHACHRGYYVGADYYGYAPREDAQRYQRGLNYGGEHYLKMRPDVHGRAGMECGDCHDMSSLAQGQVASHTCRDCHEPDLEVIEHGIAAHMQKLECYACHSGWAPQEYATFFIRFTEGEVPDYFVLRRDQTAPDYVRSAYLRFQNLPPLGINERGMVSPIRPQFQAYFSEISPEGPVGEPNRKLAAQWKAFFPHTIQRGTPMCDECHDNPQRFLLQNPEDRIYRTDEDGLGLESFWMQEGQTVVNGSFYDAARFERMSRRDSEYVKAYVEKWKNLAEGVDASSQP, encoded by the coding sequence GTGCCCTTGATCGTTGTCTTACTCGCCCTGCTCCTGCCGATCGCGACGCCCTCCAGCGCTGAGGACGACTGCCGCATCTGTCACCGGGTGGATGTGCGCGGGACTCATGCGGATCTGGCCTGCGCCGACTGCCACGGTGAGGATGCCGGGCAGCGCCCGCCGGGTGCGGCTCTGAGCGCTACTGCGATCTATTGCCAGCAGTGTCATCCCGATACCCTCGGGGTTCTGCACGGCCCCATGGCGCACCGCCAGGCGGAGCAGGATTTCGTGGAGCGCTCCTGGGGGCAGGCCGATCCGGATTTCTATCAGAACAACTGTGCCCAGTGCCACGTCAGCAATTGTATGGATTGTCACGGCCTGGACGGACATGAGATCGCACGCCCGGCCAAGGAAGACTGTCATGCCTGTCATCGCGGTTATTATGTCGGGGCCGATTACTATGGCTACGCCCCGCGCGAGGATGCCCAGCGCTATCAGCGCGGCCTGAACTACGGGGGTGAACACTATCTGAAAATGCGCCCCGATGTTCACGGGCGCGCCGGAATGGAATGCGGCGACTGCCATGATATGAGCAGCCTGGCGCAGGGGCAGGTCGCCTCCCATACCTGCCGCGATTGCCATGAGCCGGACCTGGAGGTCATCGAACACGGCATCGCTGCTCATATGCAGAAGCTCGAATGCTATGCCTGCCACTCCGGCTGGGCGCCGCAGGAATACGCGACTTTTTTCATCCGTTTCACCGAAGGGGAGGTTCCTGACTACTTTGTCCTGAGACGCGACCAGACCGCGCCCGATTATGTGCGCAGCGCCTATCTGCGTTTCCAGAATCTGCCGCCGCTGGGCATTAATGAACGTGGAATGGTCAGCCCGATCCGGCCGCAGTTTCAGGCCTATTTCAGCGAAATCTCTCCCGAGGGGCCGGTGGGCGAGCCCAACCGCAAGCTGGCGGCGCAGTGGAAGGCGTTTTTTCCTCACACCATTCAGCGAGGTACGCCCATGTGCGATGAGTGCCATGACAACCCGCAGCGCTTTCTGCTGCAGAACCCGGAAGATCGCATTTACCGCACAGATGAGGATGGGTTGGGACTGGAATCCTTCTGGATGCAGGAGGGGCAGACAGTCGTCAATGGCTCTTTTTATGACGCGGCGCGTTTTGAGCGCATGAGCCGTCGTGACAGTGAATACGTAAAGGCCTATGTGGAAAAATGGAAGAATCTGGCAGAAGGCGTCGACGCCTCATCGCAGCCCTGA
- a CDS encoding ubiquinol-cytochrome c reductase iron-sulfur subunit yields MEESGRRRRRLIAALIAAAGAVFFLGRFFRPLTRTAEVRLDVPREPVPADGALVYARARVALVRDGDRIQALDLTCTHLGCTVTVTPTELVCPCHGSRFDRKGKVLEGPAQRPLKQLRLEEREDRWVVTV; encoded by the coding sequence ATGGAAGAATCTGGCAGAAGGCGTCGACGCCTCATCGCAGCCCTGATCGCCGCCGCAGGTGCAGTGTTTTTTCTTGGGCGCTTTTTTCGTCCCCTGACTCGCACGGCCGAGGTGCGTCTTGACGTGCCGCGCGAGCCGGTGCCGGCGGACGGTGCCCTGGTTTACGCCCGCGCGCGGGTGGCGCTGGTGCGTGACGGTGATCGGATTCAGGCCCTCGACCTGACCTGTACTCATCTCGGTTGTACCGTGACGGTGACACCCACCGAGCTGGTGTGCCCCTGCCACGGCAGTCGCTTCGACCGCAAGGGGAAGGTGCTGGAAGGCCCGGCGCAGCGCCCCCTGAAGCAATTGAGGCTGGAGGAGCGGGAAGACCGCTGGGTGGTGACGGTATGA
- a CDS encoding cytochrome b N-terminal domain-containing protein, with translation MSFVREFIAHLFPRVVRRNDLKLTYTFCLGGLAFTAFLLLMASGLLLLFYYQPTAEGAFASILFLEEQVAGGKYLRSLHRLSSHALLILLFLHTLRVIWTGAYRPPRQLNWLIGFALLCLALFAGYTGYLLPMDQLALWATQTGMELLHTLPGGGILHAFLVPDGIGGSLSLLRFYALHIVVLPAAMLILISLHFYRVRKDKGVLPYL, from the coding sequence ATGAGTTTTGTGCGGGAATTTATTGCTCATCTTTTTCCGCGTGTGGTGCGCCGCAACGATCTGAAGTTGACCTACACTTTCTGCCTTGGAGGGCTTGCGTTCACCGCCTTCCTGCTGCTGATGGCCAGCGGCCTGCTGTTGCTGTTCTATTATCAGCCGACCGCCGAAGGCGCGTTTGCTTCGATCCTTTTTCTCGAGGAGCAGGTGGCCGGCGGCAAGTACCTGCGCAGCCTGCATCGGTTGAGTTCGCACGCGTTGCTGATTCTGCTTTTCCTGCACACCCTGCGGGTGATCTGGACCGGGGCCTACCGCCCACCGCGCCAACTCAACTGGCTGATCGGCTTTGCCTTGCTGTGCCTGGCCCTGTTTGCCGGTTACACCGGATACCTGCTGCCGATGGATCAGCTTGCGCTGTGGGCGACCCAGACCGGTATGGAGCTGCTCCACACCTTGCCGGGTGGGGGGATTCTGCACGCCTTCCTGGTTCCGGACGGCATCGGCGGGTCCCTGTCGCTGTTACGCTTTTATGCCCTGCATATTGTCGTACTGCCTGCCGCCATGCTGATCCTTATCTCTCTGCATTTCTATCGCGTGCGCAAGGACAAGGGAGTGCTGCCCTACCTATGA
- the extQ gene encoding selenite/tellurite reduction operon b-type cytochrome membrane protein ExtQ, whose amino-acid sequence MIDYVKSSPHFFRLIKRAFVAVCLILLVLAAVIPAPLQEAADFGRVPNPSKSAWFLLWTQELVSYSNYFVYLIVVMGLFFALLPWLPRTRPAERACWFPREQRVVNLLTLASFVLIVTLTIIAVFFRGENWSFVLPF is encoded by the coding sequence ATGATTGATTACGTCAAGAGTTCGCCTCATTTTTTCCGTCTGATCAAGCGGGCTTTTGTCGCGGTGTGCCTCATCCTGCTTGTGCTTGCCGCGGTGATTCCCGCGCCGCTGCAGGAGGCCGCCGACTTCGGCCGTGTGCCCAACCCGTCCAAGTCGGCCTGGTTTCTGCTGTGGACGCAGGAACTGGTCAGCTACTCCAACTATTTTGTCTATCTGATCGTGGTGATGGGGCTGTTTTTTGCCCTGCTGCCCTGGCTGCCCCGCACCCGCCCCGCTGAGCGGGCCTGCTGGTTTCCCCGTGAGCAGCGGGTCGTGAACCTGCTGACCCTCGCCTCTTTTGTTCTGATCGTCACTCTGACCATCATCGCAGTTTTCTTTCGGGGGGAGAATTGGTCTTTCGTTCTGCCTTTCTGA
- the extS gene encoding selenite/tellurite reduction operon c-type cytochrome lipoprotein ExtS — MVFRSAFLIIAVLVCWCLPAVADESVSCLRCHPVHYAERGSCVDCHRGDPRSSRPVIAHFGLIPADYSDFTLPESAVVKNGNKLLDEMACRRCHVIGGRGNRLATSLDQSVNLSDPLRLAEAIREPVLFMPDFHLPDPLLVEVVNALYAAGVGREVPAEQTPQVVHFEESDENEDNAFIKNCGACHRTLTTALGGLGSGEVAPNLSGLLTPFFPPTYKDDSDDPWNRDRLKKWIDNPRKSRPLVRMAPVRLEEEDFSRLMDILSEDVTVEGDSQEK; from the coding sequence TTGGTCTTTCGTTCTGCCTTTCTGATTATTGCTGTTTTAGTCTGCTGGTGCCTGCCGGCGGTGGCCGATGAATCTGTGAGCTGCCTGCGCTGTCATCCGGTCCATTATGCCGAGCGGGGAAGCTGCGTCGATTGCCATCGGGGTGATCCTCGCTCGTCGCGCCCGGTCATCGCACACTTTGGGCTGATACCCGCGGACTACTCTGATTTCACTCTGCCTGAGAGCGCTGTGGTCAAAAACGGCAATAAACTCCTCGACGAAATGGCCTGCCGCCGCTGCCATGTGATCGGTGGTCGCGGCAACCGTCTGGCCACCAGCCTCGATCAGAGCGTCAACCTCTCCGATCCCCTCAGGCTCGCCGAGGCGATCCGGGAGCCGGTCCTGTTCATGCCTGATTTTCACCTTCCCGATCCGCTGCTGGTTGAAGTGGTCAATGCCCTCTATGCCGCCGGTGTCGGACGTGAAGTCCCTGCTGAGCAGACTCCGCAGGTGGTCCACTTCGAGGAGAGCGACGAAAATGAGGACAACGCATTTATCAAAAACTGCGGGGCCTGCCATCGTACCCTGACCACTGCCCTGGGCGGCCTCGGCAGTGGCGAGGTTGCGCCCAATCTCTCCGGTTTGCTGACTCCCTTCTTCCCCCCCACCTATAAAGACGATTCTGACGACCCCTGGAACCGCGACCGTCTCAAAAAATGGATTGATAATCCCCGCAAAAGTCGCCCCCTGGTCCGCATGGCGCCGGTGCGACTGGAAGAAGAGGATTTCAGTCGGTTGATGGACATCCTTTCCGAGGATGTCACGGTTGAAGGGGATTCTCAGGAAAAGTAA